gcatttctgctgcctggagctgctccaTGCCAGCCTGGACTCTGCAAGGATCCCAGGTGCCCCTGGGGTCTTCTCTGTCGCTGCCAGACGTTTTGCTGGCTGGTTACAGGAAGGATTCTGGCATCAGCCTGGCAGCACAGTGCACAGTcccctgtgtgtgtgcagggagaCCTGCAGACACTTCCTGCCCATAATCTGATTAGGAGGAGCGATGTGGATTAACAGAAGTGCGTGTGCCCGTGGAAAATGACAAACTTGCTGTTCAAGACACGTGTGTTGCCTCTGCAGGTGGCAGCTCGGCTCAAGCCTCCCACCAAAGGTATGTTGGGACCAGGCTCGCCGAGGGTCTGCTGCAAAGCTCGGCTCAGCTCAAGGTGGGAGCCCAGAATAAATCCCCCCTGGGGGCCTGAACTTGTGAGTCCACAAGTTTTAGCACGGAAGGTGCTGCAAAAACCTGTCTGTGGGCCCAGTGCTGGGGCCCTGCTGTGTCCCACGCCAGGAGCTCAGGCCAGCAGGcgccaggggctgcagggaggctcAGGGCTGCTTCCTTGGGGCTGcttccccagggctgaggggagcccACGTGAAACTGCAGCCAGGGGAGATGTTTCAGAcacaaaaactttttttttagtgtcttCAGCTGTGAAGCTGCCAATTCTTGGCAAgcaaggaaggggaaggagctCAGAAGGACCTTAAGCACTTGCTGGAGCATGTCAGTGGTTTGGAGTCAGCAAGGGTTTGAAAGCCTTGTGCTGTGCAGAGGGTTCCTGTGAGCACTGTGTGctgagcagccccttcccccatgggcacagcctgccccagcccctcgcCCACCCTGCTGCCACAATGACCCTTCTACCACTTGAGGGGCCTCTAGGAGGGTCTGATTTGTCCTCCACTGTGGCTTTTGCCTGTTTTCCTATCACCCCATTTACTCTTTGGCCACCCCAAGCCCTGAGCAGCCgtttgtgcagcagcagctgtcctCTCTGGGTGTTTGTCCTCCCAGGCACAGGGATCAGCAGGAGTCAGACACCAGCCTGGGTTTGTGTCAGTGCAGTCAGGGAGGGGTTAAACCAGCGCTGCCTCACTGAGAATTCAGACAATGCACAGAGTTTATTTaaccagagccagagccagaagCTGAAGcctctgctttttcatttctgtgctgtATAAAGGTCCtagtctctgcagcagcaccgAGTGCCAGCACcaacccacagccctgccatATCCCAAgtgccagcactgacccacagccccacTGCGTCCCGTCCCAcgggctctgcagctgctctgcaccaggggaggctgCACCAGgcccctgcagggctgcagcccccagcccgtGCTGGCACCAAGCCCCTGGGCAGCAGTGGCACCAAGACCCTGTGCACTATGCCCCTGGACACCgagcccctgggcagcagaCCCACTGTGGCAGGGGTGGCCAGGCTCCCTGGGAGAAGGTGACCTGTCTGGGGCAGGCAGCCAAGAGACCATCAGTGTGGAGTCATCCAGGGCAGAGTcactccctcagctgccccacTCACGTGGTGGGTGTCCAGCAGtgccacagcagctgcctgagagCCCGCGGGTGATACCGGCTGGTGTGTGGCTTCaacagccaggagctgcagcctccagccctggagagagGCCACagtggaggctgcagctccagggctgggctgtgctcagcactgggCCACTCacccactgccacagggacactgaggggctgcagcatggccagagccgtgcactgagctggggaaggggctggagcacaaggggctggggaggggctgagggaatgggggtgttgagcctggagaagaggagcctgaggggacacagcagcactctctgacactccctcacagcagcctgtgcctggggaggttggtctctgctcctgagctacaagtgacaagaggaaaggggctggagctgccccaggggaggctgaggctggagctgaggcagaactgtttccctgagaggggtgtcagcccctgtgccaggctgcccagggagctggggcagtgcccagccctggagggatcccaaagccctgggctgaggtgctgagggctgtggctcagtgctggctgtggcagggtgagggcagggttGGACTCATggtgaaatgattctgtgattccatggcCCCAAGCTcagccccccagcacctcagtgctgtccccagagctgcacccccagcctgtcccatGCTGACAGACAAATCAGGGCACAGCGGCTCCCGCAAGCAGCAGCCCCCGGCCGCGGGGAGGGACCCCCACCAGACCAGAGCGTCACAAAGAGACAGTTTATTAGCGCTGGGGATTTGCTCCTCAGCAGCGTGGGAGCTCCCTGGCGAGGGCAGGCGCTGCCGGCCCCCCGCGGCCCCCCtgggcacggcacggcacggcacggcccggcGCCGCAGACACCACAGACACAGCCTCGGCACACAGCGACCCGCCGCTGCAGCGCGGGGCCGGTCCGCGCCGTCCGAGGTGCCCCGGGCCGCGGCCGCGCTACGTGTCGGCTCCCGGAGCGTCTGTCGCTGCCGGGTCCGGAGAGGCCCCGGGCGCCCCGGTCCCCGCTGCGCTGCgctcggcggcggcggctcggcgCCGGACGATGCCCGGCATCAGCGCCACGTAGGCTCGCACCAGGCGGTGGTTGGCGTGGACCAGCTTGGCGGCGCAGCTCTCCAGGCAGCTCTCCTGCGGCACGGGGACGGGGGTGAGCgcggggcggcagcggcgggacgcccggcgggccggggcgggcgccGGAGCCGGGCTCACCTCGCGGCCGGTGAGCAGGCGGTAGTTGAGGTTGCAGACGCAGTGGCGGAAGCACAGCTCGGTCATGCGGTTGTAGACCAGCAGGAAATCCCGCAGCTGCGGCACAGGCGGCACCGGCGCTCACGCATTCGCCCCGGACCAGACCGGAGCCCCCGGGACCCGCCGGCACCGAGGCCGCCCCGAGCCCGAGACTCTCCCGGGACCCGCCACGGCCCCCCCCGGTCCCTCCACGCCCCGCCCGCTCCCGCCACAGCCCCCCCCGGTCCCGCCACAGCCCCCCCGGTCCCGCCACGCCCCGCCCGCTCCCGCCACAGCCCCCCCAGTCCCTCCACCGACCCCCCCGGTCCCgccacgccccgcccggtccagccACGGCCCCCGGCGCCGCTCACGCTGCGGAGCTGCTGCCGGTGCTCGGCGGCCGCCGGCTCCATGCCCGGCCCCGACGTCACTCCCGGCGCTGGGCTCGCGGCGTGACGCGATTCCGGCGCGTCCCGGGCCCAGGCGGAGCCGGAGCCGCTCCCGGTGCCCgtcccggtgccggtgccggcgGCGGCCGCAGGTGCGCGCGGGGGGGAGCGGCCCCGGGAGCGcggccggggcgggccggggctgcgggacCGAACCCCGCCGCGTCCTGGGGCTCGGGCGCTGCTCGGCGGGGCCTGCGCGGGGCGCCGGGGCCCCGTGGTGCGGAGCGCGGCTGGTGCGGGACGCGGCTCCTCCGCGGGCTCCGGGCTCGGCGGCCCCTGCCCCGGGCGGGCGCTCGGTGCGGAGGCTGCCCCGGGCCGGGGGAAGGGGCGCGGGccgtgccctggggctgccccgGGCCGGGGGAAGGGGCGCGGGccgtgccctggggctgccccgGGCCGGGGGGAAGGGGCGCGGGccgtgccctggggctgccccgTCGGGGCGGGCCGCTCCCGTGGCCGGCGCGCACGGCCTGGAATGCGCTCGGACCGGTCCGGGCGCAGCAGGGCCCTCCAGCGCTCCCTTTGCGGACGTGGCAGCGGGCTCTGGGCCAGGGGCTGCTcggccgcggggccgcggccggccCGGGGCAGGACCCACCGCTCCGACGGCggctgctgcggggccggggggcggccgGTGCTCGGGGCGGCCACGGCTGTGAGCTGAGGGAGGCtcctgcggggccggggctggctctggggggctgtggggctgcagcagccccgaGGGAACGCCAGGCCCTGAGGCTGGGGGCAccctctgcctgctcccccaCTGCAGGGAGCACCGCCTCGGGAAGCCCCGAGACCCTGTCTGGGCAGGGGGGCGGTTCCATCCCTGCCTGGTGCTGGGGCGTCAGCACAGTGTCCTCACAGGCCCTGAGGATGTCGGACGGGATCATGAGCAAAGCGGCCACCATGGAGATCCCCATCAGCAGCAACGGGGACACGGGCAGCCTGCCCGAGGACGACGGCCTGGAGCAGgtcaggggctgggggctgggggtcGATGGGGGCTGCCCCGGGATGTGTGCTGTGTCTCACACGCTGCTCCTGTGCCCCAGGACCTGCAGCAGGTGATGGTGTCGGGACCCAACCTCAATGAAACCAGCATCGTCTCTGGCGGCTACGGGGGCACGGCCGAGGGCATCATCCCCACCAGTGCCATCAAAGGTACCTGGGGCTctggcggggagggggctgcagcttGAGCCACAGggcccagcagcccagcccctgtgagaggtgctgggcaggggccTGGcccgggcagggggctgcaggtcccctccagctggggagggctgggctggCCCCGGGGGCTGCCCACGGCTGCAGCTCGTGGTGCCCAGGCTCTGCACCATGCTGCAGGGTCTGCTGGCAGGGAAGGGCTCTGTGCCTGGGGACCCCCTGGCGAGGGTGGGCACAGCCCACTCATGATGCCCACTTATGGTGGGCTGGGGCAGGTTTTCTCCGAGCCCCGtgccctccccttccttcctcttctcctgcctCGGGCCAGTCCCTGGGCTGCAAGTGCCTGATGGCAGGGCCATGCTGTCCCTGCCggcccagggcagggggctgggatAGGCTGCCCCCCTGTGCTCTCCCCCAGTGCTGTTTCACACAgtgccccagcactgccagccctgccctgggctgcagggatgtggggctgcagggatgtggggCTCTGCAGGAGCGAGGCCTCACGTGCTGGCCCCCAGCCCGCCATGCCGGGGCAGCGAGTGCCACGGTGGGCGCCTGTGCCCGTGTCCCTGccgtgccagggctgtgctggtgatgctggggagggcaggggacgGCAGGGGCAGCGCCGGGTGCGGGGGGCTCCGTCTGTCtgtcagcccccagccctggtgCCACGTCACTCACCCGCTCCTGTTGCTGTCCCCGCTGCTCTCCCACCCGCACGCTCGCCCCCAccctgccccctgccccccGCACGCCAGCCCCTCCGTTTCCAGGCTGCCTTGTCCGTCCTCCCCCGCCCCGAGGAGCCTCCGTGTGCCCCAGCGCGTCGGCCGCCGGCAGGATGGCGGCTCAGGCCACGGCTCCAGCAGGTACAGCGGCCACACGGCCCTGGGGGGCACCACAGACCCCCCCGGTGCTGCCAAGGCACAGGGGCCACAGGCGAGATGCCCAGGTGCCTGACTGTGCGGGGCTCCTGCAGGGAGCAGCGCAGGGGAGCCCCCAGGTGCTGCCCAGCACCTCctgtcccctccagccctggcaggagggtCAGGCAGGATGTGAGCAGCACGGGGCAGCGCTGGGGCCGTGTGCCGGTCCCTGCCTGGGACCTGCTGGAAGGGCTGgtgggcaggggaaggggagggggctggggcaggggagggggctggggccCTGCTGCCTGCACGAGGTGTCAGGCTCTGATGCCTGTGAGCTGCTGAAGGGACACTCAGCACTGCGAGGCAGGGTGAGGtacccagggctgtgctgcagctgggcaggaggggGC
Above is a window of Colius striatus isolate bColStr4 chromosome 1, bColStr4.1.hap1, whole genome shotgun sequence DNA encoding:
- the TIMM10B gene encoding mitochondrial import inner membrane translocase subunit Tim10 B — encoded protein: MEPAAAEHRQQLRSLRDFLLVYNRMTELCFRHCVCNLNYRLLTGREESCLESCAAKLVHANHRLVRAYVALMPGIVRRRAAAAERSAAGTGAPGASPDPAATDAPGADT